In Bacteroidales bacterium, a genomic segment contains:
- the kdsA gene encoding 3-deoxy-8-phosphooctulonate synthase, which translates to MDSVLNSILNQRHLDSGNFFLIAGPCVVEDTEMPEAIATRIKEICDRLEIPFIFKASYKKANRSRGDSFTGIGDEKALEAIARVGSKFDIPTLTDIHSEAEAEKAAAFVDVLQIPAFLCRQTELLQAAARTGKVVNIKKGQFVSAASMAYAAEKVAAAGNDNIIFTERGSMFGYHDLIVDFRNIPVMKSFGYPVVLDVTHSLQLPNQSSGVSGGLPELIETIACAGIAAGVDGLFIETHPDPRNAKSDGANMLPLDKLEKLLTKLVRIRKALKG; encoded by the coding sequence ATGGATTCAGTATTAAATAGCATTCTAAACCAACGCCACCTTGATTCAGGAAACTTTTTTCTGATTGCCGGCCCTTGTGTGGTCGAAGACACCGAAATGCCCGAAGCCATTGCCACCAGGATCAAGGAAATCTGCGACAGGCTTGAAATCCCTTTCATTTTCAAAGCATCGTATAAAAAAGCAAACCGTTCGAGAGGAGATTCTTTTACCGGGATCGGAGATGAAAAGGCGCTGGAAGCCATTGCCCGGGTGGGTTCCAAGTTCGACATTCCAACCCTTACCGATATTCACAGCGAAGCAGAAGCCGAAAAAGCCGCTGCCTTTGTGGATGTTTTGCAGATTCCGGCTTTTCTATGCCGGCAGACCGAACTCCTGCAGGCAGCCGCGAGAACCGGAAAGGTAGTCAATATTAAAAAAGGGCAATTTGTGTCAGCCGCATCTATGGCTTATGCAGCAGAAAAAGTAGCCGCTGCCGGAAACGACAACATCATATTCACCGAGCGGGGCAGCATGTTTGGTTACCATGATCTAATCGTTGATTTCAGGAATATTCCGGTAATGAAATCTTTCGGATACCCTGTGGTTCTTGATGTTACCCATTCATTGCAGTTGCCCAACCAAAGCAGCGGGGTCTCTGGCGGTCTGCCCGAACTGATAGAAACCATTGCCTGCGCCGGTATTGCTGCAGGAGTTGACGGCTTGTTTATCGAAACCCATCCCGATCCGCGCAATGCCAAATCCGATGGCGCAAACATGCTTCCATTGGATAAGCTTGAAAAACTGCTCACAAAACTGGTTCGGATCAGAAAAGCCTTGAAGGGTTGA
- a CDS encoding replication-associated recombination protein A translates to MKNANNIPLAEQLRPQSLDGFIGQEHLVGDGAILRKAIESGNIPSMILWGPPGVGKTTLAFIISQQLQRPFFTLSAISSGVKDVREVIATAKENAGNAILFIDEIHRFSKSQQDSLLGAVEKGIVTLIGATTENPSFEVISPLLSRCQVYILKSLGKDDLLKLLSHAVQHIQNETGKKIEIRETEALLRISGGDARKLFNAIELVIGSEPASNMALEITNDKVLEVIQQNLALYDKGGEMHYDVISAFIKSMRGSDPNAAVYWLARMIEAGEDPLFIARRMLILASEDIGNANPNALLLATSCFQAVNVIGYPECRLILSQTAIYLASSPKSNASYLAMNQALDTVRKTGDLPVPLPLRNAPTRLMNEIGYGKGYKYAHDFDQNFAEQEFLPEKLSGKKFYDPQHNARELEIRKHLQALWKKKYGY, encoded by the coding sequence ATGAAAAACGCTAATAATATACCGCTCGCTGAGCAGCTCCGGCCACAATCGCTCGATGGTTTTATCGGGCAGGAACATCTGGTGGGTGATGGGGCGATTTTACGCAAGGCCATTGAGTCGGGTAATATTCCTTCTATGATCCTCTGGGGACCGCCGGGAGTTGGCAAAACCACCCTGGCATTTATCATTTCGCAGCAGCTTCAGCGGCCGTTTTTCACGTTGAGTGCCATTAGTTCCGGTGTGAAAGATGTAAGGGAGGTGATAGCAACCGCCAAAGAAAATGCCGGTAATGCGATACTGTTCATTGATGAAATCCACCGCTTCAGCAAATCGCAGCAGGATTCCTTGCTCGGCGCTGTTGAGAAAGGAATTGTGACGTTGATTGGTGCCACCACCGAAAACCCTTCTTTTGAAGTGATCTCTCCCCTGCTGTCGCGTTGCCAGGTGTATATCCTGAAATCACTGGGCAAAGACGATTTATTGAAACTCCTTTCCCATGCGGTTCAGCATATTCAAAATGAAACCGGGAAAAAGATTGAAATCCGCGAAACCGAAGCCCTGTTGAGAATTTCAGGAGGTGATGCCCGTAAACTTTTCAATGCCATTGAACTGGTAATCGGTTCAGAACCTGCCTCAAACATGGCCCTGGAAATCACCAACGACAAAGTGCTGGAGGTAATTCAGCAAAACCTGGCCTTGTACGACAAAGGCGGCGAAATGCATTACGATGTGATCTCGGCTTTTATCAAATCCATGCGCGGTTCCGACCCCAACGCGGCCGTTTACTGGCTTGCCCGCATGATTGAAGCCGGCGAAGATCCTTTGTTTATTGCACGCCGGATGCTCATCCTTGCTTCGGAAGATATTGGCAATGCGAACCCAAATGCCTTGTTGCTCGCGACCAGTTGTTTCCAGGCCGTGAATGTGATCGGTTATCCCGAGTGCAGGCTCATACTTTCTCAAACCGCCATTTACCTGGCATCTTCGCCAAAAAGCAATGCTTCTTACCTGGCCATGAACCAGGCGCTGGATACGGTTCGCAAAACCGGCGACCTGCCCGTGCCCTTACCCTTGCGCAACGCCCCTACACGGCTGATGAACGAAATTGGTTATGGAAAAGGCTATAAATACGCTCATGATTTTGATCAGAACTTTGCCGAGCAGGAATTTCTGCCCGAAAAATTAAGTGGCAAGAAATTCTACGACCCCCAACACAACGCCCGTGAACTCGAGATCAGAAAACACCTGCAGGCGCTGTGGAAGAAGAAGTATGGGTATTGA